GCGGTTGTAGACCGCGGCGCGAATCCTGTCATCGTTTGGCGAATAGGGGAGGACTTCGATCTGGTTGTCTACACGTTCGACGCCCGCTATGTCCTTTACGGCCCGCTCCGCATCGGACTTGAGCGTTGGGCGCGACGCGTATCCCTTGAGGATAACCGTCTTGCCATGATCTCCGAAGGTGATCCAGTCGAAGACAGCATAGTTTGTCAGTCCGCCCAGCCGTTTCTGAACCTCTTTGCCGATCCGAAGTGCATCTTCCTGAGACCAGGTTGGGGCTGGCTGCGCACTCTGGGCAACAAGCATTTGCGATGTTATGCCGAGGTTGAAGAGCAGTGCTGCGGTAACGATGGAAGCTCGAATATTCATACGTCTCACTCGCCTGCTAAAGGTAGTAACTTCAGCGAAAATCTACTACTAAACCAAGCTCCTGTCTACCGTGAAACCGACAAGATCCGGCCCTGCCATGGTAAAGCCGGAGATACAACCATGACTCCCGGCCAGAACCACTGTACTCTGATTCTTAGGCATGGCACGACTCAGAAGTCCTGAAAAACGCGGCGCAATCCTGGAGGCAGCGGTGCATGAGATCGCCGAGACCGGACTGGGCGCACCTACGGCGCAGATCGCCAGGCGTGCAGGTATAGCCGCGGGCACGCTCTTTACCTACTTTGCTACCAAGGAAGAACTGCTCAATGAGCTTTATCTCGAGCTTAAAACTGAGACCTACGCCAGGGTAAACGCTGATTTTCCGCATAAGAAGAGCCTCGAGCTTCGCACCCAGCATATATGGTCCAGCTTTCTCGAGTGGGCCATCGAGTTTCCAGAGAAGCGCAAGGTCGCGGTACAGTTGAATCTGTCCAACATCATTACTCCCGAGACACGGGCCAGGGTGTCTGCAGGGTACGGCTCCGTTGACATAACTCTGCAAGAGCTTGGCAAACTGGGGGCCATGCAGGATCTGCCAGCAGGCTTTCCTGCCGCCATGATGTCGGCTATGCAGGAGGCGACGATGGATTTCGTCGCGAAACAACCCAAGCGGCGTGAAGAACTGATTGCGCGG
This is a stretch of genomic DNA from Granulicella sp. WH15. It encodes these proteins:
- a CDS encoding TetR/AcrR family transcriptional regulator, giving the protein MARLRSPEKRGAILEAAVHEIAETGLGAPTAQIARRAGIAAGTLFTYFATKEELLNELYLELKTETYARVNADFPHKKSLELRTQHIWSSFLEWAIEFPEKRKVAVQLNLSNIITPETRARVSAGYGSVDITLQELGKLGAMQDLPAGFPAAMMSAMQEATMDFVAKQPKRREELIARAFKLFWRAMR
- a CDS encoding BON domain-containing protein, which produces MNIRASIVTAALLFNLGITSQMLVAQSAQPAPTWSQEDALRIGKEVQKRLGGLTNYAVFDWITFGDHGKTVILKGYASRPTLKSDAERAVKDIAGVERVDNQIEVLPYSPNDDRIRAAVYNRIYTQPSLRIYNANAGSLARAMGPGGRSVALMAGGITNTPPIGYHAIHIIVKNGNVMLYGVVLRQSDAALAGMQANSAPGAFSIENNLIVQGSTAK